AATGTCAATGTGGAGGTAGCATTTCCCGCCTTCCTCCCGTCCCGGCTCGATGCAGTCTGGATACAGGAGTTCGTACTCGTGCCGAACCCACCCCTCGGGCGGCGGGAGCGGCTCGCTGCTGCAATCGAGGCGGACGGTCGTGAGGCACCGTTCGTTGCAGGGTGTGGTCGCCGATCCTCCTGTGGGGTGCCAGCATCCGTCCATGCCCCATGGGCCTCCGTTCAGGCAGGCGTATCCCGCGAGCACGTAGGCGTTCGGGGCGTCGCCATAGGCGCAAGCTCGGCCCATCGTGGGGCTTCCTTCGACTTGGACGCAGCCGCCTCCCTTTGGGGTGTGCGCGGCGACCGTCATGCCGGAAGCGCCGAGGGCGGCTGAGGCTGAGCCGTCTGCGATGGGGAGGGTCCCGTCACAAGGGTCTGCCGTCGCGGACGACGGTAACTCCGCGAGCGCTCCGAAGAGGATCGGGAGGGCCACGAATGACCTCCTCGGGCCGGTGAATCCCACCGGCCCGGCCGTGGCAGGCCGGACTCGGATGTCCCAAACCGAACCTTGATGCCGGGAAACCGGGTTCGCCCGTCCATGGCCCGGGCCAAGAAGAAGGCGGCCGGCGAGGTCTCGACCGCCTCCGCGGTCCGGGACTACATCGATGCGCACCCGTCCGTGAAGGACTGCCTCCGGATGGGGATCATCAACCTGAGCGCGCTCGCGCGGCAGATCATGGAGGAGAAGGGCCTCAAGAGCGAGGAGGCCGCGCTCGTCGCCTGCCGCCGGTACGAGCTGGACCCGAAGGCGAAGGTGAACGAGGAGGCGATCCTCCTGGTGCTTCGCCGCTCCAAGCTTGAGATCCGCACGAAGGTCTCCATCCTCACGATGCGCCCGAGCTGGCACATCTACTCGAAGCTCGAGAAGGCCATGAGCGCGATGCGCGGCCGCAACCACCCGCTCCACGTCATCCAGGGCACGGGATCCGTGACGGTCATCACGGACGGCTCCGTGAGCGGGGAGATCCGGCAGATCCTGGGCGAGGAGGAGATGCTCAAGGAGCAGAAGAACCTCGTCGAGCTCATCGTCACGAGCCCCGACGTCATCGAGGACGTGCCCGGCATCATGGCCTACCTCTCCACGAGCCTCTCCTCGAAGGGCATCAACTTCATCGAGGTCATCAGCGTCTACAAGGACACCATGTTCGTGATCGAGGAGCGCGACATGATGGCGAGCTTCGACACGCTGAACCGCATCGTGAGCGGGGCGTGAGGACGGGCCACGTGGTCTGACCCCCTGTACCGCGGCGTCGGGACACGTGGTCTGACCACCTGTACCGCGGCGTCGGGACACGTGGTCTGACCACCTGTACCGAAGCGCCGGCACACGTGGTCTGACCACCTGGCCCATGACCGCCGCGGCCTACGCCGCGGGCGGGACCGGCTTCATGAACGTGGCCTTGACCTCGCCGAACGTGCCGCCCGCGACGTTGAGGTCCTCGTCGAAGTAGCTCGCGAAGACGAAGACGAGGACGTTCTCGCCCTCCTTGACCGCGGCCTTGAGCGTCACCGAGTTGATGCCGCCCGCCTCGATGTCGCCATCCGAGCTCGTGCAGTTGCGCGCTGAGGCCGGGTTCGCGACGTTCTTGTTGATGCAGATCGTGAAGTACGTGTCGACGAACAGGTCGTCCGTGACGTTCACGATGACTGCGATCGCGTCGTGCGGGGCGACGAAGTTCGCCGATTGGGCGGCGGCCGTGACGAAGGGGTTGCTCTGCCCGATCGCGGGGCCGTAGTCGTCCGTGAGCGTGGTCTCCCGGGTCGTCTCGCCGAAGGCGAAGGGCGCGATCAGGAGCAGGCTCACGAGGACCAGGTGGATCTTCATTCGGAAGGCCTCCCGAAGGGTCGAGGTGTTCCGGACGTATGAAGGCCTTGCCGAAACCCTATGCGCCCCTCGGGGCGGAGCCGCCGAGGTCCTCGTCACGCGGAGGCCTTCGCGGCCCGCGCGAGGATGGCGACCGCCTCCTCGACGTCGCCGCGCTTCGCGACGAGCGGCGGCGCGAGGCGGATCACGTGGTCGCCGATCGCGCCCACGAGGAGGCCCTCGCGCTCGCAGGTCACCTTCACGGCCTTCGCGATGGGCGAGGCGAACTGGACCCCGACGAGGAGGCCGTGCCCGCGCACCTCGCGCGCGGCGGACCCGAGCGCCTCGCGGAGGCGCCGCTGGAGGAGCGCGCCCATCTCGGCCGCGTTTTCAACGAGGTCCTCCCCGTCGATGACGTCGAGCGTCGCAAGCGCTGCGGCGGACGAGAGCGGGTTCCCGCCGAAGGTGCAGCCGTGGTCGCCGGGCGCGATCACGCGCGCGACCTCGTCCGTCGCGAGGACGACGCCGATGGGAACCCCGGACCCGAGGCCCTTCGCGAGCGTCACGATGTCCGGCCGGATGCCGTAGATCTCCGAGGCGAGGAACTTCCCGGTCCTGCCGACGCCCGTCTGCACCTCGTCCGCGACGAGAAGCGCGTCGTGCTCGCGGCACAAGCGTTCGGCGGCCTCCGCGTAGGCCTGGGTCGCGGGGACGACGCCGCCTTCGCCCTGGACGAGCTCGATGAAGAGCGCCGCGACGGGACCCTTCGCGAAGACCTCCTCCAGCTCCGCGACGTCGTTGTACGGGACGTGCTGGATCTCGGGAAGGAGCGGACCGAAGTCCTTCTGGTACTTCGGCTGGCCCGTGAGCGTCACGGTGGAGAGGCTCCGGCCGTGGAACGAGTTCTGGCACGTGAGCACGCGGTAGCCGGACCCGCGCTTGACCGCGGCGCGGCGGCGCGCGAGCTTGAGCGCGAAATCGTTCGCCTCGCCGCCCGAGTTGCAGAAGAAGACCTTCCCGTAGCCCGTGGCGTCCACGAGACGCTCCGCGAGCCGGAGGTTCTCCTCCGTCGCGTAGAGGTTGCTCGTGTGCAGGAGGCGCGAGGCCTGCTTCGCGATGGCCGAGGCGACCTTCGGGTGCGCGTGGCCCGTCGAGCTCACGGCCAGGCCTGCGAGGAAGTCGAGGTACGTCTTCCCGTCCGCGTCGTTCACGCGCACGCCCTTCCCCTCCGCGAGGATGAGGGAGGGCGCCCCGTAGTTCGGCATCATGACCTTCGACCAGCGCGCGGCGACGTCCATCTCAGGCCTCCAGGGTCGTGCCGACGGATTCGCCCGCGAAGAGGCGCGCGAGCGCGGCGGGGTCCGAACCGTTCACGACGTGGACGCGCTTCACGCCCGAGTCGAGGGCCGCGAGGGCGTTCTCGATCTTCGGGATCATGCCGCCCGTCGCGACCCCGTCCGCGATGAGTTTGCGGGCCGCGGCGGCCGAGAGGGTCGGCGCGATCGCGCCCGTCGCGTCGCGGACGCCGTCGACGTCCGTCGCGAGGACGAGGTGGCGCGCGCCCATCGCGGCGGCGACCGCGGAGGCGGCCTCGTCCGCGTTGCAGTTCAGCGCGCCGCCCTCCGGCGTGACCGCGATCGGCGCGACGACCGGCGTGAGGCCGTTGAAGGCGAAGTGGCGCAAAACCTCGGCGTCGACGCGCGCAACGGAGCCCACGAGGCCGAGCTCGGGATCCTTCACCGCGCCCGCGAGGAGATTCCCGTCGCGGCCCGTGAGGCCGACCGCGGGCGCCCCCGCGCGGGTGAGCGCGTGGGCGAGGTCCTTGCCGAGGCGCGTGAGCACCGTCTCGACGACCTCGAGCGTGCGCGCGTCCG
The sequence above is drawn from the Candidatus Thermoplasmatota archaeon genome and encodes:
- the argB gene encoding acetylglutamate kinase codes for the protein MSTKIVVPEEKGRMKGIAVVKLGGRPLETAEGRARLAEALATLVASDVRLVVVHGGGAQITAALEREGVKPTFARGLRVTDARTLEVVETVLTRLGKDLAHALTRAGAPAVGLTGRDGNLLAGAVKDPELGLVGSVARVDAEVLRHFAFNGLTPVVAPIAVTPEGGALNCNADEAASAVAAAMGARHLVLATDVDGVRDATGAIAPTLSAAAARKLIADGVATGGMIPKIENALAALDSGVKRVHVVNGSDPAALARLFAGESVGTTLEA
- a CDS encoding acetylornithine transaminase — its product is MDVAARWSKVMMPNYGAPSLILAEGKGVRVNDADGKTYLDFLAGLAVSSTGHAHPKVASAIAKQASRLLHTSNLYATEENLRLAERLVDATGYGKVFFCNSGGEANDFALKLARRRAAVKRGSGYRVLTCQNSFHGRSLSTVTLTGQPKYQKDFGPLLPEIQHVPYNDVAELEEVFAKGPVAALFIELVQGEGGVVPATQAYAEAAERLCREHDALLVADEVQTGVGRTGKFLASEIYGIRPDIVTLAKGLGSGVPIGVVLATDEVARVIAPGDHGCTFGGNPLSSAAALATLDVIDGEDLVENAAEMGALLQRRLREALGSAAREVRGHGLLVGVQFASPIAKAVKVTCEREGLLVGAIGDHVIRLAPPLVAKRGDVEEAVAILARAAKASA